One window from the genome of Ktedonobacterales bacterium encodes:
- the gcvH gene encoding glycine cleavage system protein GcvH gives MAKLIHPATLRYADTHEWVRVEGDEAVIGISDYAQDSLGDVVYLDLQSKVGQQVKQSGHFGDIESVKATSELFAPVGGEVVRVNDKLSEQSELVNTDPYGDGWMLVIKMSDPAEVDRLMTAEQYEEFLKSGH, from the coding sequence ATGGCAAAACTCATCCATCCCGCTACCCTGCGCTACGCCGACACCCACGAATGGGTGCGTGTCGAAGGCGATGAGGCGGTGATCGGCATCTCGGATTACGCCCAGGACTCGCTGGGCGATGTCGTCTATCTGGACTTGCAGAGCAAAGTCGGCCAGCAGGTGAAGCAGAGCGGGCATTTCGGCGACATCGAGTCGGTGAAAGCAACCTCTGAACTCTTCGCCCCCGTCGGCGGCGAGGTCGTGCGCGTCAACGACAAGCTCTCTGAACAGTCCGAACTGGTGAATACGGACCCCTATGGCGACGGCTGGATGCTGGTCATCAAAATGAGCGATCCCGCCGAAGTGGACAGGCTCATGACCGCCGAGCAATACGAAGAATTTCTCAAGAGCGGGCATTAG
- the gcvPA gene encoding aminomethyl-transferring glycine dehydrogenase subunit GcvPA, giving the protein MNTYVPNTTADQQVMLRSLGADSIEDLLQSIPKSLRLNRPLNLPPGASELELRRILGRMAAKNSDLDRAPGFLGAGIYDHYIPAVVPHLVKRSEFYTSYTPYQPEVSQGILQAIYEFQTLMCQLTGLDIANASLYDGSTAVAEAAQLAVGPTGRGTVVISRAVDPQYRALAHTYAHARGYEIKEVGFDQQTGATDLKALDAAVERDTAAVIIQQPNFFGALEDTQAIEAITHKGKALFVVAISEPFSLGVLEAPGHYGADLAVGEGMALGNPVSYGGPGVGFFAARNEYMRRMPGRLAGKTVDTHGQTGYVLTLQTREQHIRRERATSNICTNQALVALAATVYLASVGKAGFQDAARQSLQKAHYAYQRISEVPGFQPAFTSPFFDEFAMRCPMPVRDLNRRLIEQGFIGGYGLDKAYPELENVALFCVTETRTRDEIDQFVDALARITQTAGVAGG; this is encoded by the coding sequence ATGAACACCTATGTTCCCAACACCACTGCCGATCAGCAGGTCATGTTACGCAGCCTGGGCGCAGACAGCATCGAAGACCTGCTGCAAAGCATCCCCAAAAGCCTGCGGCTCAACCGCCCGCTGAACCTGCCGCCGGGCGCGAGCGAACTGGAACTGCGCCGCATTCTTGGCAGGATGGCCGCCAAAAACAGCGACCTGGACCGCGCGCCCGGCTTCCTGGGCGCGGGCATCTACGACCACTACATCCCGGCGGTCGTCCCCCATCTGGTCAAACGCTCCGAGTTTTACACCTCCTACACGCCCTACCAACCGGAAGTTAGCCAGGGTATCCTCCAGGCTATCTACGAGTTCCAGACGTTGATGTGCCAGTTGACCGGCCTGGACATCGCCAACGCCTCCCTCTACGACGGCTCAACCGCCGTTGCCGAAGCTGCCCAGCTTGCTGTCGGCCCCACAGGCCGGGGTACGGTGGTTATCTCTCGCGCCGTTGATCCGCAGTATCGCGCCCTGGCGCACACCTACGCGCACGCGCGCGGCTACGAGATCAAAGAGGTTGGCTTCGATCAACAGACCGGCGCTACCGATCTGAAGGCGCTGGACGCTGCGGTCGAAAGAGACACCGCCGCCGTGATCATCCAGCAGCCCAACTTCTTTGGCGCGCTGGAAGACACACAGGCCATCGAAGCGATCACCCACAAAGGCAAGGCGCTCTTTGTCGTCGCCATCAGCGAGCCGTTCTCGCTGGGCGTGCTGGAAGCGCCGGGCCATTACGGCGCTGATCTGGCGGTGGGCGAAGGCATGGCGCTGGGCAATCCCGTCAGCTACGGCGGCCCCGGCGTGGGCTTCTTCGCCGCCAGGAACGAATATATGCGCCGCATGCCGGGCCGCCTGGCGGGCAAGACGGTTGATACTCACGGCCAGACCGGCTATGTCCTCACGCTTCAGACACGCGAGCAGCACATCCGCCGCGAGCGCGCCACATCGAATATCTGCACGAATCAGGCGCTGGTGGCGCTGGCCGCGACGGTCTATCTGGCCTCGGTGGGCAAAGCGGGCTTTCAGGACGCGGCCAGGCAATCGCTCCAGAAAGCGCACTACGCCTATCAGCGCATCAGCGAGGTTCCGGGGTTCCAACCGGCTTTTACCAGTCCTTTCTTCGATGAGTTTGCCATGCGCTGCCCGATGCCCGTCCGCGACCTGAATCGGCGGCTCATCGAGCAGGGCTTCATCGGCGGCTATGGGCTGGACAAAGCCTATCCAGAACTGGAGAACGTAGCCCTCTTCTGCGTGACCGAGACACGCACCAGAGACGAGATCGATCAATTTGTGGATGCCCTGGCGAGGATCACGCAGACGGCGGGGGTTGCTGGCGGTTAA
- the gcvPB gene encoding aminomethyl-transferring glycine dehydrogenase subunit GcvPB — MSTEPLIFEIGALGRRGATLPALDVPEQPIDDLIPAALQRKTPAPLPEVSEIELVRHYTHLSQRNVGVDSIFYPLGSCTMKYNPKINEEMQALPGFARIHPAQDESTAQGAIQLLYELEQYLCEIAGMTRFTLQPAAGAHGEITGLMVIKAYHQSRGDTRRNIILIPDNAHGTNPASATLADYLTVEVPSDRRGNMDIAALKAVLAERGSEVAGIMMTNPNTLGVFDENIETIARMVHEAGGQLYYDGANANAILGITRPGDMGFDVVHLNLHKTCSVPHGGGGPGAGPIGVKAHLVPFLPGPLPAKNEQGYYWEEAGAPSIGRVRANYGNFLALVRAYTYIRFHGPDGLRHVSDSAVLNANYIMHALKDVYELPYDRACMHECVLSSRRQREEYDVHATDVAKRLIDFNIHPPTIYFPLIVPEALMIEPTETETKETLDNFIAVMRQIAEEAQTNPAILREAPHHTPVGRLDQTQAARKPDLCWLGA, encoded by the coding sequence ATGAGTACCGAACCGCTCATTTTCGAGATCGGCGCGCTGGGTCGGCGCGGCGCAACCCTGCCCGCCCTGGACGTACCCGAACAGCCCATAGATGATCTCATTCCGGCGGCCCTCCAGCGCAAGACGCCCGCCCCACTGCCCGAAGTCAGCGAGATCGAACTGGTGCGCCACTACACCCACCTCTCGCAGCGCAACGTCGGCGTAGACTCGATCTTCTATCCCCTCGGCTCCTGCACCATGAAATACAACCCCAAGATCAACGAAGAGATGCAGGCGCTGCCCGGCTTTGCCCGCATCCATCCTGCCCAGGATGAATCTACAGCGCAGGGAGCCATCCAACTGCTCTACGAGCTAGAACAGTACCTCTGCGAGATCGCGGGCATGACGCGCTTCACGCTCCAGCCCGCTGCCGGCGCGCATGGCGAAATCACCGGCCTGATGGTCATCAAAGCCTATCACCAGAGTCGCGGCGACACCAGGCGCAATATCATCCTCATTCCCGACAACGCGCATGGCACCAATCCCGCCAGCGCCACCCTGGCAGACTACCTGACCGTCGAAGTCCCCTCTGACCGGCGCGGCAATATGGACATAGCCGCGCTCAAAGCCGTCCTGGCCGAGCGCGGCAGCGAAGTGGCCGGCATCATGATGACCAACCCGAACACCCTGGGCGTCTTCGACGAGAACATCGAGACGATTGCTCGCATGGTGCATGAAGCGGGCGGTCAGCTCTATTATGACGGCGCGAACGCGAACGCCATCCTGGGCATCACGCGCCCCGGCGACATGGGCTTCGATGTCGTCCACCTCAACCTGCACAAGACGTGCAGCGTGCCGCATGGCGGCGGCGGCCCTGGCGCTGGCCCCATCGGCGTCAAAGCGCATCTCGTCCCCTTCCTGCCCGGCCCGCTGCCCGCAAAGAACGAACAGGGCTATTATTGGGAAGAAGCTGGCGCGCCATCCATTGGCCGCGTGCGCGCCAACTACGGCAACTTCCTGGCGCTCGTGCGCGCCTACACCTATATTCGCTTTCATGGCCCCGACGGCCTGCGGCATGTCAGCGACAGCGCCGTCCTCAACGCCAACTACATCATGCACGCGCTCAAGGATGTCTACGAACTGCCCTATGATCGCGCCTGCATGCACGAATGCGTGCTGTCGTCCCGCCGCCAGCGCGAGGAGTACGATGTCCACGCGACAGACGTTGCCAAGCGGCTCATAGACTTCAACATCCATCCGCCGACCATCTACTTCCCCCTGATCGTTCCCGAAGCCCTGATGATCGAGCCGACGGAGACAGAGACCAAAGAAACGCTGGACAACTTTATCGCGGTCATGCGCCAGATCGCAGAGGAGGCACAGACCAACCCCGCCATCCTCCGCGAAGCGCCGCACCACACCCCCGTTGGCCGTCTCGACCAAACGCAGGCCGCCCGCAAGCCCGACCTGTGCTGGCTAGGAGCCTGA